CCATTACTTCTGGAAGAATATCTATAATTGGAAATTCGTCAAATTCATCTAGCCAATCAAGTGGAGAAACTATGCTTTTATCGGCAGTCTTGGCCATAGTCCAAGTAACATTGTAAAAAACATCAAAATCTATTTTTTTTAGATCTCCTAAATCTAGTTCAGGACTTATTGAATCGATATCCATATCTTTAAAAACTTCTATCATACCCATTATTTCACTAATTGGATTTTTTCCAAACTGCTCTTTATATCTAAGCGCAAATGAACCTGTATTTTTCAATCTAACTTCTTTGCCTGATATTAATATTGTCTTTTCCATATAGCCCTCTTTTCTATGGCACTACTGGTGCTGGGGTAATAGTTGGTACAGCTGTAAGCACCTTATCATATCCAGCTTCATCTTGATTATATCTAACTTTAATGTATCCATTAGCATCACCCATAACTGTTATAGGAAGCACTTGAGTTTTCACATTCTTTTTCCCTTCAGCAGTCTTATATTCATCACTTATTTTCCCTGCCTTACAGTTAAAATAAACATGTCTTGCTTTATTTGCATCTCCATCACATTCAAAAATTAGAGCAAAAGGTTTAGTTGTAGGGTTTAACTTCTCAGCTAGCCCACCATCAGCATCTCTTATAAAGCCAAGTACATCGGTTTTAAAAGTATCAGGAAATAGTGCCATTTCTAGTGTACCCTCTGCTCCTTCTGATTGAGCTTCGGAGTAGTACACTCTATCATCAGCAAAGAATTGATACATGTCTGACTTCTCATCAACCTTTAGAGTTACTGCACCTGGAATAGCAACTGGAGCTGCATAATTTACTACTCCGCCTTCTCCCTCTGTTCCTACTGCTACAAGTACATTCTTCAAACCAAATTCAACTTTATTTCTATTCATTTTACCCTCCTATATCTCAATATAATATGAAGTTCTATTCATTTTCTCAGACTCAATATAATCAGAATCTTTATTCCATGGTATTTCATGTGTCCTAAATACATCTTCAAGTACTTTTTCTGTAGCTGTTGATTTATGCTCAGCATAAAGTTCAACTCTGTATTCATCAATTTGAACATACACAGTGTTATCAGCAAACATATTGTCACTTGAAGGATCCATAACAATAATATATGGTAGTGCTGGAGCTTGAGTAGAACCTTCTGATGAAAAGCTACTAAAAGCTACTGGATATCCTGTTTCATCTAGTATAGTTATTAAATCACTAAGACTCTTCAATTCCTTGCACCACCTTTTTAGTAAATTCTTCTATAGCTTCTTTTTCTGCTGTAGCAATATGTGGTCTTGCTGGAACTCTACCACCATTTCTAGTAGCATGCCCATATTCTAATAAATGCGTAAGTCTATAATGTGGAGCTTTAACATGGACCACATAAGATTTAGAAAGCCCATTATTTCTTGGAGTAAATGTCCATGCTTTCGCATACTTTCCATTGTTCTTTGGACTAGAAGCTTTCAATTTTTTAACTGTTTCTTTTGCTGTCTCTAAAGATGCAGTTTCAACAATACCTTCAACATAATAACCCACTGTTTCCATCATGGCCTGCATTTCTTCAACTAATTCATCAATGTTTATTAGTTCTATAGTGCATCACCTCTTTGACTTTCTACTAATATCTCAATGGTTCTATTTTCAAACCCTATATCGTCTATATTTTTAATATCATAAGTTTGATTTTCAAATATCATCCTAAGATTAGTAGTAGAGATATCTACCTTAGAGCTATCTAGTTTAGAAATATATCTAACATAGACTTTCAGTGAATCTTGAGCATTAACTACTGCAGCAGCAAAGTATTCTTTTCCATATAGCTTCTTAGCATAAGCATAAACGCTTACATAGTCCATCCAAGTGTCAATATATATACCTTCTTCATTTCTCGCAGTTGTCTTTTTCTGAATAGTTATCTTCTTGTTATAAACCATCTGAGCATCTTTAACCCTTGTTTTCTTATCTATCATGGCGTCACTTCCATATCCTTGCAAGCATATTTAAGCTGAAGATTTAATATAACAGAAGAAAAATTGCTTTCAAATTCTTCTGTGGCCATATTATATCTGTATCTACAGTAATCAAATAACAAAGATTTAGCTTGGTTATCAGACTCATAGTCAATAGTTGTTCCTGTTACTGAATCAATATAAGCTTTACCTGCATCTATCATTGTAGATATAGAACTATCTTCATCTGACCATGTTATCTTTAAATAGCCTTTTATCTCTTCGAGCATGTTATCACGCTCCTAATATTTTCTCTATAATTTCAGCTTTTGTATCTTCTTCAGATACTTTAATTTTTAAACTATTTGCATGAGATATTAAATCATCTTTTCTCATTTTCTTTAGATCATCCATACTTATTTTATTAACTTCACTAGACTTTTTTTCTTCTTTTATTTCTTCAACTAAAACTCCATATCC
The sequence above is a segment of the Acetoanaerobium noterae genome. Coding sequences within it:
- a CDS encoding major tail protein encodes the protein MNRNKVEFGLKNVLVAVGTEGEGGVVNYAAPVAIPGAVTLKVDEKSDMYQFFADDRVYYSEAQSEGAEGTLEMALFPDTFKTDVLGFIRDADGGLAEKLNPTTKPFALIFECDGDANKARHVYFNCKAGKISDEYKTAEGKKNVKTQVLPITVMGDANGYIKVRYNQDEAGYDKVLTAVPTITPAPVVP
- a CDS encoding head-tail connector protein, whose product is MLEEIKGYLKITWSDEDSSISTMIDAGKAYIDSVTGTTIDYESDNQAKSLLFDYCRYRYNMATEEFESNFSSVILNLQLKYACKDMEVTP
- a CDS encoding phage head closure protein; this translates as MIDKKTRVKDAQMVYNKKITIQKKTTARNEEGIYIDTWMDYVSVYAYAKKLYGKEYFAAAVVNAQDSLKVYVRYISKLDSSKVDISTTNLRMIFENQTYDIKNIDDIGFENRTIEILVESQRGDAL
- a CDS encoding HK97 gp10 family phage protein — translated: MMETVGYYVEGIVETASLETAKETVKKLKASSPKNNGKYAKAWTFTPRNNGLSKSYVVHVKAPHYRLTHLLEYGHATRNGGRVPARPHIATAEKEAIEEFTKKVVQGIEES